The window CGGCAGACACCACGCGATCGGAATCTCGCTCCCGTCCGCGCGACGGCTCCCGTTCTAACTCGTTAGGACGTCGCTTCATTACCGCATCGCTCGAACGCTACGTCCGCGTCGGGCGGTCCCCGGCGCGAAGGGTCAGAGGATGGCAGGGGATCGGAACCGAGTACGCGTCGAGTGCACCGTGTGCCCGTTCGTCGAGGTGATCGAACCCGACGACGAGCGTCAGCCCGCGGACGTGATCATCGATCACGGGAGCGAGACGGGCCACATCGTCGTCCCGAAGCCGGCGGAGGAGTGACCGCCGGCCGCGTGGGACGGCGACGACAGCGCGGCGAGCGCTGGACTCGCCGGGCGATCGAGCCGACCGCGACGGCCGGGAGGCTCAGCTCTCGTCGACGTCGAGGATGTAGTCGGGCCCCCGTCGCCAGTACCGGCGCTTCCACGAGCGGACGACGTGGAACTGCCAGAGGGCGACCAGCGACAGCCCGACGATCAGCGCCGCGCTCAGCCCGAAGAACGTCCGGGCCGCGACGGCCCCGACCTGTCTGAGGACGAACAGCGCCAGCACGAGGGCGTCGAGGCCGACGATGGACGCCAGGTACCTGCAGTCCGGGGAGCCGTTGGCCGCACAGCGGAGCGAGACGCGCTCGCCGACCTCCGTGATGGAGACCCGCTTGTCGTCGGCGTCGTATCGGACGAGCCCGATCTGTTCCAGTTTCGGCAGGTGGGTCTGGTACAGCGAACTGTACACCGAGTCGCGCTTCCGGCCGGGGACCTCGCCCGACGCCGTGCCGTGCTCCCAGGCGGCGATCCGATCGACGAGCTCGTCGATCCTCGCGGCGCCGCCGCTGTGGTTGAGGTAGTACAGGATGTACCGGCGCCGCATGTTGCGGAGGGCTTTACGAATCTGTTCCAGCGCCGCCCCGTCGGGTTCGATCTGGACTCCCATACTGTGGCGGGGAAACGTGACGTTTCAGCGACGGATAAATCACTGATATCGTTGGCCGGCTTTCTCGGCGCTTACTCGGTCTGTCGCGCGTAGCGGCTTCGATAACGCTCACCGTAGCGGCGAGGGTGGCCGAGCATACTCGCTCGTAAGGTCGCGTTTGGCCGGCGGAAGCGACGCCGTCGACGTCGAACCGGCCGGGCGACGGCGGAGCGCGTCGGGAGCGCCGCCCGACCGCGTCAGGTCTGCGTCTGGTTGGTCGTCAGCGACGTCGACTGGCTCTGCTCCTGGTCGACGCCGTCGCCGCCGGCGGTCTGGTCCTGCTCCTGATCGACCTGGGCGTCCTGGGCCTGGCTCCGGTCCTCGTCGTCGTCCGCGCTCTGGGCGGACTCCTGGTCGACGTCGACGCTCTGGTCGGCGTCCTGCTCGTTGTCGCTGCCGCCCTCGACCGACTGACCTTGCTCCTGATCGACCGCAGCGCTCTGGCTGCTCTCCTGGTCGACGTCGTCGCCGCTGGCCGACTGCTCGCTGCCCTGCCGGACGCTGCTGTCCTGCTCGGCGTCCTGCTCGTTGCCGTCGCCGCCGTCGACCGATTGCTCCTGCTCTGCGCTCTGGTCGGCGTCCTGTTCGACGTCCTGCTCGTTGCCGTCGCCGACGGACGCGCCGTCGCTGCCCTGTGCGGCGTCCTGTTCGCTGTCGGCGTCCTGTTCGTTGCCGTCGCCGCCGTCGACCGATTGCTCCTGGTCGGCGCTCTGGTCGACGTCCTGTTCCGCCTCCTGGTCGGCGTCGTCGCCGACGTCGGCCTGCTCTCCGTCCTGGCCGGCGGTCTGGGAGCTGTCGGCGTCCTGCTGGGCGTCGTCGCCGCCGTCGACGGACTGGTCCTGGTCGGCGCTCTGGTCGACGCCCTGTTCGGCAGTCTGGTCGGTGCCGTCGCCGCCGCTGCCCTGCCCGTTCGCCTGGGTCGCGTCCTGATCGCTCTCCGCCTCCTGGTCGGCGTCGTCGCCGTCGTCGACGGACTGGTCCTGCTCAGCGCTCTGATCGACGTCCTGGCCCGCGTGCTGGTCGGCGTCGTCGCCGACGGCGGGCTGTTCGTTCTCCTGGCCCGCGTCCTGTTCGCTGTCGGCGTCCTGCTCGGCGTCGTCGCCGCCGTCGACGGACTGGTCCTGCTGCGCGCTCTGATCGACGTCCTGTCCGACGCTCTGCTCGGTGTCGTCGCCGACGCCGACCTGTTCGTTCTCCTGTTCGCCACCCTGGGAGCTGTCGGCGTCCTGTTCGGCGCCGTCGCCGTCAGCGGCGGTCTGTCCCTGCTCGGCGGTCTGGTCGACGTCCTGCTCGGCGTCCTGTTCGTTGCCGTCGCCGGCGCCGCCCTGCTCGTTCGACTGGACGGCGTCCTGGGACCCGTCCGCGTCCTGCCGGCCGTCGTCGCCGTCGTCGACGGACTGCGCCTGGTCGCTCTCCTGATCGACGTCCTGCTCGGCGTCCGCGTCGTTCCCCGCGCCGGCGCCGGCCTGACCGCTGTGCTGGCCGGCGCTCTGGGAACTGTCGGCGTCCTGTTCGTCGCCGTCGCCGTCGGCGACGGACTGCTCCTGCGAAGCGGTCTGCTCGACGCCTTGGTCGACGTCCTGCTCGTTGTCCGTCCCGACGGAACTCTGGCCGCTCTCCTGGCCGGCCGCCTGAGTGCTGTCGGCCGCCTGGTCGGCGTCGTCGCCGCCGTCGACGGACTGCGTCTGGCCGCTCGCCTGGTCGACGTCCTGCTCCGCGGCCTGCTCGTTGCCGTCGCCGAACGCGGCCTGCTCGTTCTCCTGCCCGGCGGCCTGGACGCCGTCTGCCTCCTGGTCGCTGCCGTTCCCGTCGCCGACGGCCTGCCCCTGCTCGGCGCTCTGGGTCGCGTTCTGGCCGGACGACTGGGCGTTCCGGGTGCCGTTAGC of the Halomicrobium salinisoli genome contains:
- a CDS encoding DUF7344 domain-containing protein, translating into MGVQIEPDGAALEQIRKALRNMRRRYILYYLNHSGGAARIDELVDRIAAWEHGTASGEVPGRKRDSVYSSLYQTHLPKLEQIGLVRYDADDKRVSITEVGERVSLRCAANGSPDCRYLASIVGLDALVLALFVLRQVGAVAARTFFGLSAALIVGLSLVALWQFHVVRSWKRRYWRRGPDYILDVDES